Proteins from one Catenuloplanes atrovinosus genomic window:
- a CDS encoding nicotinate phosphoribosyltransferase has product MTATTSLLTDHYELTMISAALRDGTAHRPCVFEVFARRLPSGRRYGVVAGTTRLIKLIRDFRFDAEEIAFLRRTRVVDDETAEWLSAYRFTGDIDGYAEGELFFPGSPILTVSGTFAECVVLETLILSVLNHDCAIAAAAARMVTAARGRSVIEMGSRRTHEEAATAAARAAYLAGFTATSNLAAGLRYGVPTAGTSAHAFTLLHDDEPAAFASQVKALGTGTTLLVDTYDISQGIRNAIQAAGTELRAVRIDSGDLSVLAQQSRELLDSLGATETKIVVSGDLDEYAIAALAAEPVDIYGAGTSVVTGSGAPTAGLVYKLVEVEGRPVVKRSENKRTVGGRKTAVRRHKPTGTAIEEVVVSQGVPDHQPNDRLLQHSYVANGEFLDTPGLDEAREHLRQCLISIPWEGLKLSAGDPAIPVVMVSAS; this is encoded by the coding sequence GTGACTGCTACCACCTCGCTGCTGACCGATCACTACGAGCTGACGATGATCAGCGCGGCGCTCCGCGACGGCACCGCCCATCGCCCGTGCGTGTTCGAGGTCTTCGCGAGGCGGTTACCGTCCGGCCGGCGCTACGGCGTGGTGGCCGGCACCACCCGCCTGATCAAGCTGATCCGCGACTTCCGGTTCGACGCCGAGGAGATCGCGTTCCTGCGCCGCACGCGCGTGGTCGACGACGAGACCGCGGAGTGGCTGTCGGCCTACCGGTTCACCGGCGACATCGACGGGTACGCGGAGGGTGAGCTGTTCTTCCCCGGCTCGCCGATCCTGACGGTGAGCGGCACGTTCGCCGAGTGCGTGGTGCTGGAGACGCTGATCCTCTCGGTGCTCAACCACGACTGCGCGATCGCGGCCGCGGCGGCCCGCATGGTCACCGCCGCGCGCGGCCGGAGCGTGATCGAGATGGGCTCGCGGCGCACGCACGAGGAGGCGGCCACCGCGGCGGCGCGCGCGGCGTACCTGGCCGGCTTCACCGCCACCTCGAACCTGGCGGCCGGGCTGCGCTACGGCGTGCCGACCGCGGGCACGTCCGCGCACGCGTTCACGCTGCTGCACGACGACGAGCCGGCCGCGTTCGCGTCGCAGGTCAAGGCGCTCGGCACCGGCACCACGCTGCTGGTCGACACGTACGACATCAGTCAGGGCATCCGCAACGCCATCCAGGCCGCCGGCACCGAGCTGCGCGCGGTCCGGATCGACTCCGGCGACCTGTCCGTGCTCGCCCAGCAGTCCCGCGAGCTGCTCGACTCGCTCGGCGCCACCGAAACCAAGATCGTGGTCTCCGGCGACCTGGACGAGTACGCGATCGCCGCGCTCGCGGCCGAGCCGGTCGACATCTACGGCGCCGGCACCAGCGTGGTCACCGGGTCCGGCGCGCCCACCGCCGGGCTGGTCTACAAGCTGGTCGAGGTGGAGGGCCGCCCGGTCGTCAAGCGCTCGGAGAACAAGCGCACGGTCGGCGGTCGCAAGACCGCGGTGCGCCGGCACAAGCCCACCGGCACCGCGATCGAGGAGGTCGTCGTCTCCCAGGGCGTGCCCGACCACCAGCCCAACGACCGGTTGTTGCAGCACTCCTACGTGGCGAACGGCGAGTTCCTGGACACGCCGGGCCTGGACGAGGCGCGCGAGCACCTGCGACAGTGCCTGATCTCCATCCCGTGGGAGGGTCTCAAGCTCTCGGCCGGCGATCCCGCGATCCCGGTCGTCATGGTCTCCGCGTCCTGA
- a CDS encoding isochorismatase family protein, with protein sequence MSRALIIVDVQNDFCEGGSLAVNGGAGVAAAISGALATGSWDHVVATKDYHIDPGAHFSAHPDYVDSWPAHCVVGTAGSEFHPALDTSRVEAVFHKGERAAAYSGFEGHSVTGERLADWLRSREVTAVDVVGIATDHCVRATALDAAAAGFATTVLLDLTAGVAPATTESALTQLTEASVTLTGKPVVIPS encoded by the coding sequence GTGTCCCGTGCTCTGATCATCGTCGACGTGCAGAACGACTTCTGCGAGGGTGGCTCGCTGGCCGTGAACGGCGGCGCCGGCGTGGCCGCGGCCATCTCCGGCGCGCTCGCCACCGGAAGCTGGGACCACGTGGTGGCGACCAAGGACTACCACATAGACCCGGGCGCGCACTTCTCCGCGCACCCGGACTACGTCGACTCCTGGCCGGCCCACTGCGTGGTCGGCACCGCCGGCTCCGAGTTCCACCCGGCACTGGACACCTCGCGCGTGGAGGCGGTCTTCCACAAGGGCGAGCGCGCGGCGGCGTACTCCGGCTTCGAGGGGCACTCCGTCACCGGCGAGCGGCTCGCCGACTGGCTGCGCTCGCGCGAGGTGACCGCGGTCGACGTGGTCGGCATCGCCACCGATCACTGCGTGCGCGCCACCGCACTGGACGCCGCCGCGGCCGGCTTCGCCACCACCGTGCTGCTCGACCTGACCGCGGGCGTAGCACCGGCCACCACCGAATCCGCGCTGACCCAGCTCACCGAGGCGTCCGTCACGCTGACCGGCAAACCAGTAGTAATTCCCTCGTAA
- the mptB gene encoding polyprenol phosphomannose-dependent alpha 1,6 mannosyltransferase MptB, translating into MSSPNAILERTLPEAPPRGRRVSARALAAVGAVATATLTVVTAGVLRPGVATMAAGLIAMGVVIGAWFLSAGVSTRRLYAVAAAWAAPLLLARPLFSGDVWSYLAQGATAARGLDPYRLGPASALGADSVFAQQVSHYWADTPAPYGPAWLLVSRGVALLTGEQLTAGVLAYRTIALAGIVLIAWALPRLAARAGADPGVAVRLGLLNPLVLWHLVAGVHNDALMLGLMLAGLELALTGLDRPLPLVAGVALLTAAANIKFVAGAAFCMLLIAMAHRLPRPARPMIAVVAGALAGTAALSMVAGFGWITGPLGSLTVYSWMSPTTATGLLIGAIAGPDVTPTAVAIANTIGLTVGVPVVIMLLIAVSRRRLDPVRGLGLIFTAALLCGAVVQPWYVLWAVLPLAAAVRTPRQQRRIAAVSTVVALALPPMTGSVPAMITGYLIAAVVLALAAVLLRRFLRRAVTGQAAAPHATRPNGAASRQEGVESLVTRLRDGEAVIPHQRGVPMPARSARDVAPL; encoded by the coding sequence ATGAGCAGCCCGAACGCGATTCTGGAGCGGACGCTGCCGGAGGCGCCGCCGCGAGGCCGGCGGGTGTCGGCGCGTGCGCTGGCGGCGGTCGGAGCGGTCGCCACCGCCACGCTGACGGTCGTCACAGCCGGTGTTCTCCGGCCGGGCGTGGCCACCATGGCGGCCGGGCTGATCGCGATGGGCGTCGTGATCGGCGCCTGGTTCCTCTCCGCCGGCGTGAGCACCCGCCGGCTGTACGCGGTGGCCGCCGCCTGGGCCGCGCCGCTGCTGCTCGCCCGGCCGCTGTTCAGCGGCGACGTGTGGAGCTACCTGGCGCAGGGGGCCACGGCCGCGCGCGGGCTCGATCCGTACCGACTGGGTCCCGCCTCGGCGCTCGGCGCCGATTCGGTCTTCGCCCAGCAGGTGAGCCACTACTGGGCGGACACGCCCGCGCCGTACGGTCCGGCCTGGCTGCTGGTGTCCCGCGGCGTGGCGCTGCTGACCGGTGAGCAGCTGACCGCCGGCGTGCTGGCCTACCGGACGATCGCGCTGGCCGGCATCGTGCTGATCGCCTGGGCGCTGCCGCGCCTCGCCGCACGCGCCGGCGCGGACCCGGGCGTCGCCGTGCGGCTCGGCCTGCTCAACCCGCTGGTGCTGTGGCACCTGGTGGCCGGCGTGCACAACGACGCGCTGATGCTCGGCCTGATGCTGGCCGGCCTGGAACTGGCGCTGACCGGCCTCGATCGGCCGCTGCCGCTGGTGGCCGGCGTCGCGCTGCTCACGGCCGCGGCGAACATCAAGTTCGTGGCGGGTGCCGCGTTCTGCATGCTGCTCATCGCGATGGCGCACCGCCTGCCCCGCCCCGCCCGGCCGATGATCGCGGTGGTGGCCGGCGCGCTCGCCGGCACGGCCGCGCTCTCCATGGTTGCCGGCTTCGGCTGGATCACCGGGCCGCTCGGGTCGCTCACCGTCTACAGCTGGATGTCGCCGACCACCGCGACCGGCCTGCTGATCGGCGCCATCGCCGGCCCGGACGTCACTCCGACGGCGGTCGCGATCGCCAACACGATCGGGCTGACGGTGGGCGTACCCGTGGTGATCATGCTTTTGATCGCCGTCTCCCGGCGCCGCCTGGACCCGGTGCGCGGCCTCGGCCTGATCTTCACGGCCGCCCTCCTCTGCGGCGCCGTGGTGCAGCCCTGGTACGTGCTCTGGGCCGTCCTACCCCTGGCCGCCGCCGTCCGCACCCCCCGCCAGCAGCGGCGCATCGCGGCGGTGAGCACGGTGGTCGCGCTCGCCCTCCCGCCGATGACCGGTTCCGTACCCGCGATGATCACGGGCTACCTCATCGCCGCCGTGGTCCTCGCCCTCGCCGCGGTGCTGCTCCGCCGATTCCTCCGGCGCGCCGTGACCGGCCAGGCCGCCGCCCCGCACGCGACCCGGCCGAACGGGGCGGCATCGCGGCAGGAAGGCGTGGAGTCCCTGGTGACGCGGTTGCGCGACGGGGAGGCCGTGATTCCGCACCAGCGAGGCGTCCCGATGCCGGCACGCAGTGCCCGGGATGTCGCGCCACTGTAG
- a CDS encoding LuxR C-terminal-related transcriptional regulator: protein MRPWSFVGRTQELQRLVAAATSGGERGLIFSGVAGIGKSRLLREGVDVLPRDGYATWYASANIATAGLPFGGLTQVLPPDQPVGLSPAGLLRWAMDSLVERAAGRRIVLAIDDAHLLDPTSAALVYLIVRSGHATVLGTLRSGEPVPLPIRALWTDDLVDHAELSPLTIADTTHMLGEILGGEIESASAERLWRMSLGNALFLRELVIAAQAGDEMTEHFGVWRWTGRLELAPDLTDLIDTRIGRLSPDVRTAVELVALGEPLGLDLLTTIVRPAEVEIAEERGLIRVTTDDRRHNVRLAHPLYGEVVRRRCPVSRSRRLTALLADAVEGVGARRRDDLLRVAVWRLDSGTAKDPALLLGAGLQAYSRFDVPLALRLAKAAVDAGGGFSSAELLATLLMFADQPDDALQVIDSVWDEADTDERRTRWYSARALICFWGLSREKTVTEISEAVGGLRDANHRSRLRAFESMMRFHQLEHEDALNIGRAVLDRPATDGISRALVYSMLTHLRAARGELTDSDRAASRVVADLASWQTEMPYIKVAMELGRGTRLILGGDLRSIDEIVADEFADLADAGEFRLGSGYVSVLRAQAARLRGQTGDALRHSLQACAMLAASRVFAGLAHAERAMAAALRGEAALAAEAMADSDRTHGTNLLVLYPWREQARAWTRAAAGDLAGAVETLRQLAERLRRDRMAGHELYALHDLVRLGFPALPLSLPEGGLTTVTERLAELARQVDGPMPSLISRHARAAAGGSEAELLWVADQFARQDFLLFAAEATATAVRLLRDQRSPQTQLIGARLAELKQRCQLIDTPALRVDRVRLTERERQVAELAAMGTPSKEIAEQLFLSARTVENHLQRVYVKLGISGRTELPAALQSISD, encoded by the coding sequence GTGCGTCCGTGGAGCTTCGTCGGCCGGACCCAGGAGTTGCAGCGCCTCGTCGCCGCCGCCACCAGCGGAGGCGAACGCGGCCTCATTTTCAGCGGTGTCGCCGGTATTGGCAAGAGTCGACTCCTGCGTGAGGGAGTCGACGTCCTTCCCCGCGACGGTTACGCCACGTGGTACGCGTCCGCGAACATCGCCACCGCGGGCCTGCCGTTCGGCGGCCTGACCCAGGTGCTCCCCCCCGACCAGCCGGTCGGCCTCTCCCCCGCCGGACTGCTCCGCTGGGCGATGGATTCCCTGGTGGAGCGCGCGGCCGGCCGCCGGATCGTGCTGGCGATCGACGACGCGCACCTGCTCGACCCCACGTCCGCCGCGCTGGTCTACCTGATCGTCCGCTCCGGCCACGCCACCGTGCTGGGCACGCTGCGCAGCGGCGAGCCGGTGCCGCTGCCGATCCGCGCACTGTGGACGGACGACCTGGTGGACCACGCGGAGCTGTCGCCGCTGACCATCGCGGACACCACGCACATGCTGGGCGAGATCCTCGGCGGCGAGATCGAGTCCGCGTCCGCGGAGCGGCTCTGGCGGATGTCGCTGGGCAACGCGCTGTTCCTGCGCGAGCTGGTGATCGCGGCGCAGGCCGGCGACGAGATGACCGAGCACTTCGGCGTGTGGCGGTGGACCGGACGGCTGGAGCTGGCGCCGGACCTGACCGACCTGATCGACACCCGGATCGGGCGCCTCAGCCCGGACGTGCGCACCGCGGTGGAACTGGTCGCGCTCGGCGAGCCGCTCGGTCTGGACCTGCTGACCACGATAGTGCGGCCCGCCGAGGTGGAGATCGCGGAGGAGCGCGGCCTGATCCGGGTCACCACGGACGACCGGCGGCACAACGTCCGGCTGGCCCATCCGCTGTACGGCGAGGTGGTGCGCCGCCGCTGCCCGGTCAGCCGCAGCCGCCGGCTCACCGCACTGCTCGCGGACGCGGTCGAGGGGGTGGGCGCGCGCCGCCGCGACGACCTGCTGCGGGTCGCGGTGTGGCGGCTCGACTCCGGCACCGCGAAGGATCCGGCGCTGCTGCTCGGCGCCGGCCTGCAGGCCTACAGCCGGTTCGACGTGCCGTTGGCGCTGCGCCTGGCCAAGGCCGCGGTGGACGCGGGCGGCGGCTTCTCGTCCGCGGAGTTGCTGGCCACGCTGCTGATGTTCGCCGACCAGCCGGACGACGCGCTCCAGGTGATCGACTCGGTCTGGGACGAGGCGGACACCGACGAGCGGCGGACCCGGTGGTACTCGGCCCGCGCGCTGATCTGCTTCTGGGGCCTGAGCCGGGAGAAGACGGTCACCGAGATCTCCGAGGCGGTCGGCGGGCTGCGCGACGCCAACCACCGCTCCCGGCTGCGCGCGTTCGAGTCGATGATGCGCTTCCACCAGCTGGAGCACGAGGACGCGCTGAACATCGGCCGCGCCGTGCTGGACCGCCCGGCCACGGACGGGATCAGCCGGGCGCTGGTCTACAGCATGCTGACCCACCTGCGGGCCGCGCGCGGCGAGCTGACCGACAGCGACCGGGCCGCGTCCCGCGTGGTCGCCGACCTGGCGTCCTGGCAGACCGAGATGCCGTACATCAAGGTCGCCATGGAGCTGGGCCGCGGCACCCGGCTGATCCTCGGCGGCGACCTGCGCAGCATCGACGAGATCGTGGCGGACGAGTTCGCGGACCTGGCCGACGCCGGCGAGTTCCGGCTCGGTTCCGGGTACGTCTCGGTGCTGCGCGCCCAGGCGGCCCGGCTGCGCGGGCAGACCGGCGACGCGCTGCGGCACAGCCTCCAGGCCTGCGCGATGCTGGCGGCCAGCCGGGTGTTCGCCGGCCTCGCGCACGCGGAGCGCGCGATGGCCGCGGCGCTGCGCGGCGAGGCGGCGCTGGCGGCCGAGGCGATGGCGGACTCCGACCGTACCCACGGCACCAACCTGCTCGTGCTGTATCCCTGGCGTGAGCAGGCGCGCGCCTGGACGCGCGCGGCCGCGGGCGACCTGGCCGGCGCCGTGGAGACGCTGCGGCAGCTGGCCGAGCGGCTGCGCCGGGACCGGATGGCCGGGCACGAGTTGTACGCGCTGCACGATCTGGTCCGGCTCGGCTTCCCGGCGCTGCCGCTGTCGCTGCCGGAGGGCGGGCTGACCACGGTCACCGAGCGGCTGGCGGAGCTGGCCCGGCAGGTCGACGGCCCGATGCCGTCGCTGATCTCCCGGCACGCCCGGGCCGCGGCCGGTGGGTCGGAGGCGGAACTGCTCTGGGTGGCCGACCAGTTCGCCCGGCAGGACTTCCTGCTGTTCGCGGCGGAGGCGACCGCTACCGCGGTGCGACTGCTGCGCGACCAGCGCTCGCCGCAGACCCAGCTGATCGGCGCGCGGCTGGCCGAGCTGAAGCAGCGCTGCCAGCTGATCGACACGCCCGCGCTGCGCGTCGACCGGGTCCGGCTGACCGAGCGGGAACGGCAGGTCGCGGAGCTGGCCGCGATGGGCACGCCGAGCAAGGAGATCGCGGAGCAGTTGTTCCTCTCCGCCCGCACGGTGGAGAACCATCTGCAGCGGGTGTACGTGAAGTTGGGCATCAGCGGCCGTACCGAGCTGCCGGCCGCACTCCAATCGATCTCAGATTGA
- a CDS encoding aspartate aminotransferase family protein encodes METFWADADRLLIRYGAVFTPRIIERAEGAYVFDSDGRAILDFTSGQMSAILGHAHPDVVATVSAAVASLDHLYSGMLSRPVVDLAARLVGTLPAGLDRMMLLSTGAEANEAAIKMAKLATGRYEIVSFDRSWHGMTHGAASATFSAGRRGYGPAAPGNLALPAPNAYRSPFRHPDGTHDWRAELEYGFALVDQQSAGSLAACLVEPILSSGGILELPTGYLGRLRELCDARGMLLVLDEAQTGIGRTGTMYAFERDGVTPDIVTLSKTLGAGLPVAAVVAGAAIEEVCHERGFLFYTTHVSDPLAASVALTVLDVVERDGLVARAAELGAQLGARLTALRDTHEVVGDVRGRGLLQGIELVRDKASREPAEALGAAVTSACLERGLHLNIVQLPGMGGIFRIAPPLTITEDELHAGLDILESAIIACAA; translated from the coding sequence ATGGAGACGTTCTGGGCTGACGCGGACCGGCTGCTGATCCGCTACGGCGCGGTGTTCACGCCGCGGATCATCGAGCGCGCGGAAGGGGCGTACGTCTTCGACAGCGACGGACGCGCGATCCTGGACTTCACCTCCGGCCAGATGAGCGCCATCCTCGGGCACGCGCACCCGGACGTGGTGGCGACCGTCTCGGCCGCGGTCGCCTCGCTGGATCACCTCTACAGCGGGATGCTCAGCCGGCCGGTGGTGGACCTCGCGGCGCGGCTGGTGGGCACCCTGCCGGCCGGGCTGGACCGGATGATGCTGCTCAGCACCGGCGCGGAGGCGAACGAGGCGGCGATCAAGATGGCCAAGCTCGCGACCGGCCGGTACGAGATCGTCTCCTTCGACCGGTCCTGGCACGGGATGACGCACGGCGCGGCGTCCGCGACGTTCTCGGCCGGGCGGCGCGGATACGGACCGGCCGCGCCGGGGAACCTGGCGCTGCCCGCGCCGAACGCCTACCGGTCGCCGTTCCGGCACCCGGACGGCACGCACGACTGGCGGGCGGAACTGGAGTACGGTTTCGCGCTCGTCGACCAGCAGTCGGCCGGCAGCCTGGCGGCCTGCCTGGTGGAGCCGATCCTGTCCTCGGGCGGCATCCTGGAGCTGCCGACGGGCTACCTGGGCCGGCTGCGCGAGCTGTGCGACGCGCGGGGCATGCTGCTCGTCCTGGACGAGGCGCAGACCGGCATCGGGCGTACCGGCACCATGTACGCCTTCGAGCGGGACGGCGTCACACCGGACATCGTGACGCTGTCCAAGACGCTCGGCGCGGGACTGCCGGTGGCCGCGGTGGTGGCCGGCGCGGCGATCGAGGAGGTCTGCCACGAGCGGGGCTTCCTCTTCTACACCACGCACGTGTCCGACCCGCTGGCCGCCTCGGTGGCGCTGACCGTACTCGACGTGGTCGAGCGCGACGGCCTGGTGGCCCGCGCGGCCGAGCTCGGCGCGCAGCTCGGTGCGCGGCTGACCGCGTTGCGGGACACCCACGAGGTGGTGGGCGACGTGCGCGGCCGCGGGCTGTTGCAGGGCATCGAGCTGGTCCGGGACAAGGCGAGCAGGGAGCCGGCCGAGGCGCTGGGCGCGGCCGTCACCTCCGCGTGCCTGGAGCGCGGGCTGCACCTGAACATCGTGCAGCTGCCCGGCATGGGCGGGATCTTCCGGATCGCACCGCCGCTGACGATCACCGAGGACGAACTGCACGCCGGCCTGGACATCCTGGAATCCGCCATCATCGCTTGCGCTGCGTAG
- a CDS encoding MFS transporter gives MGLRAYGSVLRVRGVAALLLIGFLARIPITATSIALTLHVVDEQGEGYAAAGLVGAAMTVGSAIGAPWLGRWADRVGMRPVIVLTGVAGSAFWLLSPRLPFGWLLAAAGLGGLLTLPAFSIVRQALTALVPEDQRRQAFSLDAMTVELSYMAGPAGAVLLASTVSATASMIAIGAGLALSAALLTVLNPPVRAAHEKPADAAPAVPRRVWLRPPMLMAYAIAAASTLVLAGTDVATVAVLRDGGEVGWTGLVLGVWAAASLAGGFVYGTLPRPLGAVGLLAGLSLLTIPVGLAGDLWWLLALALIPAGALCAPTLTATTEQVSALAPASARGEALGLHGSALTVGMAIGAPLTGAVIDAFGGAWGFAAAGAAGLLIALAALPVVRRARTRALPPDESTELAPDPVPSKA, from the coding sequence ATGGGACTTCGGGCGTACGGCAGCGTGTTGCGGGTGCGGGGCGTCGCGGCGCTGCTGCTGATCGGTTTTCTCGCCCGGATCCCGATCACCGCGACCTCGATCGCCCTCACCCTGCACGTCGTCGACGAGCAGGGTGAGGGTTACGCCGCGGCCGGTCTGGTCGGCGCCGCGATGACCGTGGGCAGCGCGATCGGCGCGCCCTGGCTCGGCCGCTGGGCCGACCGCGTCGGCATGCGACCGGTCATCGTGCTCACCGGCGTGGCCGGCAGCGCGTTCTGGCTGCTCTCCCCGCGCCTGCCGTTCGGCTGGCTGCTGGCCGCCGCCGGCCTCGGCGGCCTGCTCACGCTGCCCGCGTTCTCGATCGTCCGGCAGGCGCTGACCGCGCTCGTCCCGGAGGACCAGCGGCGCCAGGCGTTCTCACTGGACGCGATGACGGTCGAGCTGTCATACATGGCGGGCCCCGCCGGCGCGGTGCTGCTCGCCAGCACGGTCTCCGCGACCGCCTCCATGATCGCGATCGGTGCCGGCCTGGCCCTCTCCGCCGCGCTGCTCACCGTGCTCAACCCGCCGGTCCGCGCCGCCCACGAGAAGCCCGCCGACGCCGCTCCGGCCGTCCCGCGGCGCGTCTGGCTACGCCCGCCGATGCTGATGGCGTACGCGATCGCCGCCGCCTCCACGCTCGTGCTGGCCGGCACCGACGTCGCCACCGTGGCCGTGCTCCGCGACGGCGGCGAGGTCGGCTGGACCGGCCTGGTCCTCGGCGTCTGGGCCGCCGCGTCGCTGGCCGGCGGCTTCGTCTACGGCACGCTCCCCCGCCCGCTCGGCGCCGTGGGCCTGCTCGCCGGCCTCAGCCTGCTGACCATCCCGGTAGGGTTGGCCGGCGACCTGTGGTGGCTGCTCGCCCTCGCCCTCATCCCGGCCGGCGCGCTCTGCGCCCCCACGCTCACCGCCACCACCGAACAGGTCAGCGCCCTCGCCCCCGCCTCCGCCCGCGGCGAGGCCCTCGGCCTGCACGGCTCCGCCCTCACCGTCGGCATGGCCATCGGCGCCCCCCTCACCGGCGCCGTCATCGACGCCTTCGGCGGCGCCTGGGGCTTCGCCGCCGCCGGCGCCGCCGGCCTGCTCATCGCCCTGGCCGCCCTGCCGGTCGTCCGCCGCGCCCGCACCCGCGCGCTCCCCCCGGACGAGAGCACGGAACTCGCGCCGGACCCGGTCCCCAGCAAGGCCTGA